The Sylvia atricapilla isolate bSylAtr1 chromosome 5, bSylAtr1.pri, whole genome shotgun sequence genome includes a window with the following:
- the SINHCAF gene encoding SIN3-HDAC complex-associated factor — MFGFHKPKMYRSIEGCCICRAKSSSSRFTDSKRYEKDFQNCFGLHEARSGDICNACVLLVKRWKKLPAGSKKNWNHVVDARAGPSLKTTLKPKKMKTLSGSRIKSNQISKLQKEFKRHNSDAHSTTSSASPAQSPCYSNQSDDGSDTELSAGASRTPVFSFLDLTYWKRQKVCCGIIYKGRFGEVLIDTHLFKPCCSNKKSTTEKPEQEGPQSPAISTQEEW; from the exons atGTTTGGCTTTCACAAACCGAAGATGTACCGGAGTATAGAGGGCTGCTGTATTTGCAGAGCTAAGTCTTCGAGTTCTCGTTTCACTGACAGCAAACGTTACGAAAAGGATTTTCAGAATTGTTTTGG gcTCCATGAGGCTCGCTCAGGAGATATTTGCAATGCCTGTGTTCTTCTGgtgaaaagatggaaaaaattacCAGCAGGATCCAAAAAAAACTGGAATCAT gTGGTAGATGCCAGGGCTGGACCCAGCCTTAAAACAACATTGaaaccaaagaaaatgaaaactctgTCTGGAAGCAGAATAAAGAGCAATCAAATCAGCAAACTGCAAAAGGAATTCAAGCGGCACA ATTCTGATGCCCACAGCACGACCTCGAGTGCCTCCCCAGCTCAGTCGCCCTGTTACAGTAACCAGTCTGACGATGGCTCTGACACGGAGCTGAGCGCTGGGGCCAGCAGGACACCAGTGTTCTCCTTCCTAGATCTCACCTACTGGAAAAG GCAAAAGGTCTGCTGTGGAATTATTTACAAAGGGCGTTTTGGAGAAGTCCTCATAGACACTCATCTCTTCAAACCTTGTTGTAGCAATAAAAAGTCTACCACTGAAAAGCCAGAACAAGAGGGACCCCAGTCTCCAGCAATCTCCACCCAAGAGGAGTGGTGA